The genomic DNA CACATTCGCTTCTATGCCGGTTACCCGCTGACCGTGCCCAATGGCAACAAAATGGGCACGCTGTGCCTGATCGACACCAAACCCCGTGAGCTCGATGACGAAGAGCGCGCGCTGCTGCGTGACCTGGCGGAAATGGCCGAGCAAGAGCTGACAGCGGTGCAAATGGCGAGCATGGACGAGCTGACGCTGTTGTCCAACCGTCGCGGCTTCAAGCAATTGGCTCAGCATGCGCTGGACGCCTGCGCCCGGTTGAACCGGCCGGCGACACTGCTGTTTTTCGACCTCAATGATTTCAAACAGATCAACGATCTCTATGGCCATGCCGAGGGCGACGGTGCATTGAAGACCTTCGCTGATGTGCTGCGCATTGCCTTTCGCGAAAGCGACGTGGTCGGGCGCTTGGGCGGCGATGAATTCGTCGCGTTGCTGACCGGTTCGAGTCATATCGAGACCACGGCGATCATGGCGCGGCTCAGGGACATCCTCGAAGAGCGCAACGCCACGTTGCACCGCGGATATGCCATCCGCTTCAGCGTCGGCCAGATCGAATACGAATCGAAGCGCCATGAAACGGTGGATCAATTGCTGGCAGATGCCGATAGCGCGATGTATGTGCACAAGCAGGCCCTAAAGCGCAGTTAATGCTGGCCTCTTCGCGGGCAAGCCCGCTCCCACAGGTATCTTGGCTGTACTCAGTTTCGCCGTTCACCGCAGAACCTTGTGGGAGCTTGCCAGCGAAAGCGCTGTGTCAGTCAATAAATACTCATGCTATGCCGACGCCTTCGCGGGCAAGCCCGCTCCCACAGGTATCCTGGCTGTACTCAGTTTCGCCGTTCACCGCAGAACCTTGTGGGAGCTTGCCTGCGAAAGCGCTGTGTCAGTCAATAAATACTCATGCTATGCCGATGCCTTAGCGCGCAAGCCCGCTCCCACAGGTATCCTGGCTGTACTCAATTTTGCCGTTCACCGCAGAACCTTGTGGGAGCTGGCTTGCCAGCGAAAGCAGTGTGTCAGCCAATAAAGACTCATGCTATGCCGACGCCTTCGCGGGCAAGCCCGCTCCCACAGGTATCCTGGCTGTACTCAATTTTGCCGTTCACCGCAGAACCTTGTGGGAGCTGGCTTGCCAGCGAAAGCAGTGTGTCAGCCAATAAAGACTCATGCTATGCCGACGCCTTCGCGGGCAAGCCCGCTCCCACAGGTATCCTGGCTGTACTCAATTTTGCCGTTCACCGCAGAACCTTGTGGGAGCTGGCTTGCTAGCGAAAGCGGTGTGTCAGCCAATAAAGACTCATGCTATGCCGACGCCTTCGCGGGCAAGCCCGCTCCCACAGGTATCCTGGCTGTACTCAATTTTGCCGTTCACCGCAGAACCTTGTGGGAGCTGGCTTGCCAGCGAAAGCAGTGTGTCAGCCAATAAAGACTCATGCTATGCCGACGCCTTCGCGGGCAAGCCCGCTCCCACAGGTATCCTGGCTGTACTCAATTTTGCCGTTCACCGCAGAACCTTGTGGGAGCTGGCTTGCCAGCGAAAGCAGTGTGTCAGCCAATAAAGACTCATGCTATGCCGACGCCTTCGCGGGCAAGCCCGCTCCCACAGGTATCCTGGCTGTACTCAATTTTGCCGTTCACCGCAGAACCTTGTGGGAGCTGGCTTGCCAGCGAAAGCGGTGTGTCAGCCAATAAAGACTCATGCTATGCCGACGCCTTCGCGGGCAAGCCCGCTCCCACAGGTATCCTGGCTGTACTCAGTTTCGCCGTTCACCGCAGAACCTTGTGGGAGCTGGCTTGCCAGCGAAAGCAGTGTGTCAGCCAATAAAGACTCATGCTATGCCGACGCCTTCGCGGGCAAGCCCGCTCCCACAGGTATCCTGGCTGTACTCAATTTTGCCGTTCACCGCAGAACCTTGTGGGAGCTGGCTTGCCAGCGAAAGCAGTGTGTCAGCCAATAAAGACTCATGCTATGCCGATGCCTTCGCGGGCAAGCTGCTCCCACAGGGTTTGGTGGTGCTTACGGTATACGCGGAGTTGCAGATATCGCAGGCATAAAAAAACCCGCCAGAAGAGGCGGGTTTTTTATTGGCTAAGCGAAGATCACTCTTCGATGTTGCCCATGGCGGTGGTGTTGAAGCCGCCGTCGACGTACATGATTTCACCGCTGATGCCCGACGCCAGGTCGGAGCACAGGAAGGCGCCGGCGTTGCCGACTTCGTCGATGGTGACGTTGCGGCGCAGCGGGGTTTGCGCTTCGTTGGCGACCAGCATCTTGCGGAAGTTCTTGATGCCCGACGCTGCCAGGGTGCGGATCGGGCCAGCCGATACGCAGTTGACGCGGGTGCCGTCCGGGCCCAGGGAGCCGGCCAGGTAACGGACGCCAGCTTCCAGCGAAGCCTTGGCCATGCCCATCACGTTGTAGTTAGGCATGGTGCGCTCGGCGCCCAGGTACGACAGGGTCAGCAGGCTGCCATTGCGGCCTTTCATCATTTCGCGGCCAGCCTTGGCCAGGGCCACGAAGCTGTAGGCGCTGATGTCGTGAGCGATGCGGAAACCGTCACGGGTGGTGGCTTCGGTGAAGTCGCCGTCCAGTTGGTCGCCCGGGGCGAAACCAACGGAGTGGACGATGCAGTCCAGGCCGTCCCACTTCTTGCTCAGTGCTTCGAAGACCTTGGCGATTTCTTCATCGCTGGCCACGTCGCACGGGAAGCACAGCTCAGGGCTCGAACCCCAGCCCTGGGCGAATTCTTCAACACGACCTTTGAGTTTGTCGTTCTGATAAGTGAAGGCAAGCTCAGCGCCCTCGCGATGCATGGCGGCAGCGATGCCGGATGCGATGGACAGCTTGCTGGCGACACCGACGATCAGTACGCGCTTACCGGCGAGAAAACCCATGTGTTGCTCCTCTTTCAGGTTATTGCGCAGTGGCTGGTGCCAAAAAAGCGGCTTCCAGCAACTGCTGTGTATACGGATGTTGGGGAGCGGCAAAGATTGCTTGCGCCTCTCCCTGTTCGACCACTTGGCCATGCTTGACCACCATCAGCTGGTGGCTCAGCGCTTTGACGACAGCCAGGTCATGGCTGATGAACAAATACGTCAGGTTGTACTTGGCTTGCAGTGAACGCAACAGCTCCACCACTTGCCGCTGCACCGTCCGGTCGAGGGCCGAAGTCGGCTCGTCCAGAAGGATCAGCGCCGGTTTGAGCACCAAAGCCCGGGCAATGGCGATTCGTTGCCGTTGCCCACCGGAAAATTCGTGGGGGTAGCGGTGCCGGGTTTCCGGATCCAGACCTACCTCCTTCAATGCCGCAATAATCGCTGCCTCTTGTTCCTCAGCGGTGCCCATCTTGTGAATCCGCAGGCCTTCGCCGACGATGTCGCTCACGCACATGCGCGGGCTCAGGCTGCCAAACGGGTCCTGAAACACCACCTGCATCTCTCGACGCAACGGGCGAATCTCGTTCTGCGTCAGGCAGTCTAGCTGCTTGCCTTCAAAGCGGATGGCGCCTTTGCTGCCGATCAGCCGCAAAATCGCCAGACCCAGCGTGGATTTGCCGGAACCGCTTTCCCCCACGATCCCCAGGGTTTGACCCTGCGGCAGGCTGAAATTGATGCCGTCCACTGCCTTGACGTAATCCACCGTGCGTTTGAGCAGGCCTTTCTTGATCGGGAACCAGACTTTCAGGTCCTCGACCTCAAGCAGCGGCGCGCCGATTTTATTGGTCGCCGGGCCTCCGCTGGGCTCCGCGCCGAGCAATTCCCGAGTGTACGGATGCTGCGGCGAACGGAACAGCTCTGCGCACGATGCCTGTTCGACGATGCAACCGCGCTGCATGACACATACACGATGCGCAATTCTTCGCACCAGGTTCAAATCGTGACTGATCAGTAGCAACGACATGCCCAATCTGGCCTGAAGTTCCTTGAGCAAATCGAGGATTTTCAGCTGAACGGTCACGTCCAGCGCGGTGGTCGGTTCGTCGGCAATCAGCAGTTCCGGCTCGTTGGCCAGGGCCATGGCGATCATCACCCGCTGACGCTGACCACCGGACAATTCGTGGGGCAGGGCCTTGAGGCGCTTGTGCGGTTCAGGGATGCCGACCATCTCCAGCAGCTCCAGGGTGCGTCTGGTCGCGACTTTGCCGGTCAGGCCCTTGTGGATGCCGAGGATCTCGTTGATCTGCTTTTCGATCGAGTGCAGCGGATTGAGCGAGGTCATCGGCTCCTGAAAGATCATCGCGATACGGTTGCCACGGATGTGGCGAATGGTCTTTTCGCTCAGGCCCAGCAGATTTTGCCCGGAATAGTTGATGCTGCCAGCCGGATGCCGGGCGAGCGGGTAGGGCAGCAAGCGCAGAATCGAGTGCGCCGTCACCGATTTTCCCGAACCGGATTCGCCGACCAATGCCAAGGTCTCGCCGCGTTTGATATCGAAGCTGACGCCTTCGACCACCCGGTGTATGCGCTCGCCAAAGCCGAATTCGACGGCGAGGTCGCGCACTTCGATCAGATTGTCCTGATTCATTTCACTTCCTCGGGTCGAAGGCATCGCGAGCGGACTCGCCGATAAACACCAGCAAACTCAACATCAACGCCAGCACGGCGAAGGCACTCATGCCCAGCCATGGCGCTTGCAGGTTGGATTTACCCTGCGCGACCAACTCACCCAGCGACGGACTGCCGGCCGGCAAGCCGAAACCGAGGAAGTCCAGTGCGGTGAGGGTGCCGATGGCGCCCGTGAGAATGAACGGCATGAACGTCATGGTCGAGACCATCGCGTTGGGCAGGATGTGGCGGAACATGATCGCGCCGTTCTGCATGCCCAGCGCTCTTGCCGCGCGCACGTATTCGAGGTTGCGCCCACGCAGGAACTCGGCGCGCACCACATCCACCAGGCTCATCCACGAGAACAGCAGCATGATCCCTAGCAGCCACCAGAAATTTGGCTGGACGAAACTGGCGAGGATGATCAGTAGATAGAGGACCGGCAGACCTGACCAGATCTCCAGAAAGCGCTGCCCGGCCAGATCGACCCAGCCGCCATAAAAGCCCTGCAAGGCCCCGGCAATCACGCCGATGATCGAACTCAACACGGTCAGCGTCAGGGCAAACAGCACGGAAATGCGGAAGCCGTAAATCACCCGTGCCAGCACATCGCGGCCCTGATCGTCAGTGCCCAGCAGGTTGTCCGCCGAGGGCGGGGCCGGGGCCGGGACTTTCAGGTCGTAGTTGATGCTTTGATAGCTATAGGGAATCGGCGCCCACAGCACCCAGGCATCCTTGGCCTTGAGCAGTTCGCGGATGTACGGGCTCTTGTAGTTGGCTTCCAGCGGGAATTCGCCGCCGAACGCGGTTTCCGGGTAGCGCTTGACCGCCGGGAAGTACCAGTTGTTGTCGTAATGCACCACCAGCGGCTTGTCGTTGGCGATCAATTCGGCGCCCAGGCTTAGCCCGAACAGGATCAGAAACAGCCACAGCGACCACCAGCCGCGCTTGTTGGCCTTGAACAGTTCGAAGCGGCGGCGGTTGAGAGGGGACAGGTTCATCTCAATGCTCCCGGCTTTCGAAGTCGATACGCGGATCGACCAGGGTGTAGGTGAGGTCACCGATCAGTTTCACCACCAGCCCGAGCAGGGTGAAGATGAACAGGGTGCCGAACACCACCGGGTAATCGCGGTTGATCGCTGCTTCGAAACTCATCAGACCGAGGCCGTCGAGCGAGAAGATCACCTCGACCAACAACGAGCCGGTGAAGAAGATACCGATGAATGCCGACGGAAAACCGGCGATCACCAGCAGCATGGCGTTGCGGAAGACATGACCGTAGAGCACGCGATGCCGGGTCAGCCCCTTGGCCTTGGCGGTGACCACGTACTGCTTGTTGATCTCGTCGAGGAAGCTGTTTTTGGTCAACAGGGTCATCGTCGCGAAATTGCCGATCACCAATGCTGTCACCGGCAGCGCCAGGTGCCAGAAGTAATCGAGGATCTTGCCGCCCAGGCTCAGCTCATCAAAGTTGTTCGAGGTCAGCCCGCGCAAAGGGAACCAGTCCAGATAACTGCCGCCGGCAAACACCACGATCAGCAGAATCGCAAAGAGAAACGCCGGGATCGCGTAGCCGACGATGATCGCCGAACTGGTCCAGACGTCGAAATGGCTGCCGTGTCGCGTAGCCTTGGCGATTCCCAGCGGGATCGATACCAGGTACATGATCAGCGTGCTCCACAGGCCCAACGAAATCGACACCGGCATCTTTTCCTTGATCAGCTCGATGACCTTGGCATCGCGGAAGAAGCTGTCGCCGAAGTCCAGCGAGGCATAGTTCTTGACCATGATCCACAAACGTTCCGGGGCCGATTTATCGAAGCCGTACATGTGCTCGATTTCCTTGATCAGCGCCGGGTCGAGGCCCTGTGCACCACGATAGGAGGAGCCTGCCACCGACACCTCGGCACCGCCGCCAGCGATGCGGCTGGTGGCGCCTTCGAAGCCTTCGAGCTTGGCGATCATCTGCTCCACCGGGCCGCCGGGCGCAGCCTGGATGATCACGAAGTTGATCAGCAAAATGCCAAACAGGGTCGGGATGATCAGCAGCAGTCGCCGAAAAATATACGCCAGCATCTGATTACTCCGTGCCCGCAGGGTCGGCTTGCAGTTTGGTTTCGACTTCTATCGCCGGTTTCGCATCGGGCTTGACCCACCAGGTGTTCGTGCCGATGTCGTACTTGGGCGAGACTTTCGGATGACCGATGTGGTTCCAGTAGGCCACGCGCCAGGTTTTGATGTGCCAGTTGGGGATCACGTAATAACCCCATTGCAACACGCGATCCAGCGCGCGGGCATGGGCGACGAGCGTTTTGCGCGTATCGGCGTTGATCAGCTTTTCGACCAGTTGATCGACGATCGGATCTTTCAGGCCCATGGTGTTGCGGCTGCTGGGCCTGTCGGCCGCGGCACTCATCCAGAATTCGCGCTGTTCGTTACCTGGTGAATTGGACTGCGGGAAACTGCCAACGATCATGTCGAAGTCCCGCGAACGCACGCGATTGATGTACTGCGAGACATCGACACGGCGGATGACCAGATCGATGCCGAGGTCGCTGAGATTGCGCTTGAGCGGCAACAGCACGCGTTCGAAATCGGTCTGCGTCAGCAGAAACTCGATGACCACCGGTTTGCCCGTGGCGTCGACCATTTTGTCGTCGACGATCTTCCAGCCAGCCTCTTGCAGCAGTTGGTAGGCCTCACGTTGCTGGGTACGGATCATGCCGCTGGCGTCGGTTTTCGGATTCTCGAAGGCTTCGCTGAACACCTGCGCTGGCAGTTTGCTGCGGAACGGATCGAGGATCGCCACCTGTTCCGCGTCGGGCAGACCGGTGGCGGCCATTTCCGAGTTTTCGAAATAGCTGCGCGTGCGTATGTAAGCGCCGTTGAACAACTGCTTGTTGGTCCATTCGAAATCGAACAACAGGCCCAGCGCCTGACGCACTCGCACATCCTGAAATACCGGGCGGCGCAGGTTGAAGACGAACCCCTGCATGCCGGTCGGGTTGCCGTTGGTGATCTGCTCCTTGATCAGGCGCCCCTCGGTGACCGCTGGAACGTTGTAGGCGTTGGCCCAATTCTTCGCGGTCATCTCCAGCCAGTAATCGAACTGGCCGGCCTTGAGCGCTTCCAGTGCGACCGTGTTGTCGCGGTAATAATCGGTGGTCATCGTGTCGAAGTTGTAGAAGCCACGATTGACCGGTAGATCCTTGCCCCAGTAGTCCTTGACCCGCTCGTAGCGTACCGAGCGGCCGGCCTTCACTTCGGCGACTTTGTAGGGGCCGCTGCCCAGCGGAATCTCCAGGTTGCCTTTGCTGAAGTCACGATCAACCCACCAGTGTTTCGGCAGCACTGGCAACTGACCGAGGATCAGCGGCAGCTCGCGGTTGTTGGTGTGCTTGAACTTGAACAGCACCTTGAGCGGATCTTCAGCGATGACTTCGGCAACGTCGTTGTAGTAGCCGCGATACAGCGGCGAGCCTTCCTTGGTCAGGGTCTGGAAGCTGAACACCACATCGTCGGCGCGCACCGGGTGACCATCGTTGAAGCGTGCTTCGGGGCGCAGATAAAACCGCACCCAACTGTTGTCCGGGGCTTTTTCGATCTTGCCGGCGATCAGCCCGTATTCGGTGAACGGCTCGTCAAGGCTGTGCTTGGTCAGGGTGTCGTAGATCTGGCCGATGTCATCGGCGGGCACGCCTTTGCTGATGAACGGGTTGAGGCTGTCGAAGCCGCCAAACCCGGCCTGACGGAAGATCCCGCCCTTGGGCGCATCGGGGTTAACGTAGTCGAAATGCTTGAAATCGGCCGGGTATTTCGGCGGCTCGTTGTATAGGGTCACGGCGTGTTGCGGGGCGGCCAAGGCCAGCCCGGCGAACAGCATGCCGCTGGCCTGCACGAGCAGGGCGCGAATAAGCTTCATTGATCTTTCTCCGAAGACTTCAACCACCACGCGCTCAGGCCCAGGGTGTAGGGCGGCGTGGTGACGAAGGCCAACCGGTTGCGGTAGGCCAGACGGTGATAATTGAGGTACCAGTTGGGAATGCTGTAGTGCTGCCAGAGCAACACGCGATCGAGTGCCTTGCCGGCGGCGACCTGTTCATCGCGGGTTTGCGCGGCGAGCAGTTGTTCGAGCAGATGATCGACCACCGGGTTGGCGATGCCTGCGTAATTCTTGCTGCCCTTGACCCCGACCTGACTGGAATGGAAGTACTGCCACTGTTCAAGGCCCGGACTGAGGGTCTGGCTGAGCGTCATCAGGATCATGTCGAAATCGAACTGGTCCAGACGTTGTTTGTACTGGGCGCGATCCACCGTGCGCAGGCGTGCGTCGATGCCGATGCTGTTGAGGTTCTCGATGTACGGCTGGAGGATGCGCTCCAGGTTCGGGTTGACCAGCAGCAGCTCGAAACGCAGCGGCTGGCCATTGGCGTTTTGCAGGCGCTGGCCATTGAGCTTCCAGCCGGCTTCGGCGAGCAGGGCCAAGGACTTGCGCATGGTTTCTCGCGGGACGCCGCGGCCATCGGTCTGCGGCAGGGTAAACGGCTCGGTGAACAGCTTGGCCGGCAGTTGCTCCTTGTACGGCTTGAGCATCAGCCATTCATGGCCGACCGGCAGGCCGCTGGCGCTGAATTCACTGTTCGGGTAGTAACTGGTGGTGCGTTTGTAGGCGTCGCTGAACAAGGCTCGGTTGGTCCACTCGAAATCGAACATCAGGCCTAGCGCTTCACGGGTCTTCACGTCCGAGAAGGTGGCGCGGCGGGTGTTCATGAACAGGCCCTGACTCTGGGTCGGGATCTGATGCGCGATCTGCGCCTTGATCACGTCGCCACGGCGCACGGCCGGGAAGTTGTAGCCATTGGCCCAGTTCTTCGCCTGATGCTCGATGTAGATGTCGAACTCGCCGGCCTTGAACGCTTCGAACGCCACGTCGCTGTCGCGGTAGAACTCGACCTCCATGCGATCGAAGTTGTACTTGCCGCGATTGACCGGCAGCTCCTTGCCCCAGTAGTCCTTGACCCGTTCAAAGATCAACTGGCGCCCCGGCGTCACCGAGGTGATGCGATACGGCCCGCTGCCCAGCGGCGGTTCGAAGGTGGTGGCCTTGAAGTCGCGATCCTTCCAGTAGTGCTGCGGCAGCACCGGCAGCTCACCCAGGCGCAGGATCAACAGCGGATTGCCCGAGCGCTTGAGGACAAAACGGATGCGCTGCTTGTTGAGGATGTCGACCCGCAACACTTCCTGAAGCGCCGTGCGATACAGCGGATGACCGTCCTTGAGCAGCGTTCGATAGGAGAACGCGACGTCGTAGGCGGTGATCGGCGTACCGTCGTGAAAGCGCGCTTCGGGGCGCAGATTGAACACCACCCAGCTGCGATCTTCGCTGTACTCCACTGATTGCGCGATCAAGCCGTAACTGGAGGCCGGTTCATCGCCGGACGGCGAGTATTGGCCGGTGCCGACCATCAGCGGTTCGTTCAACTCGTTGATGCCGTACTGAAGGAAATTCGCCGTGGTCACCGGGCTGGTGCCCTTGAAGGTGTAAGGGTTGACCGTATCGAAGGTGCCAAACGCCATCACCCGCAACGTACCGCCCTTGGGCGCTTGCGGGTTGACCCAGTCGAAGTGGGTAAATCTGGCCGGGTACTTGAGCGTGCCGAACTGCGCATAACCGTGACTTTCGGTAATCGTCGCGCTTGCAGTTGAGCTCAAGGCCAGGCTGATCAGGAGCAGGAGGAGGGGACGCTTCAAGTCAGATCCGATCCAGGCGGCTTGGGCTTTGTGGGCCGTACAGTAACAGCTTGTCTGGACAGGAAAAAGATGCGGGTTAATGCGCGGTTAATCGGCTTCGATCGCATTTGCTTTTGGTGGGAGCGGGCTTGCTCGCGAATGCGGTCTGTCAGCCGTATATGTAGATGACTGATACAGCGCATTCGCGAGCAAGCCCGCTCCCCCCCAAAACAAAAAGCCCCTGAAATTCAGGGGCTCTTCTGTCAATGCGGCTGATAAACCGTGAGCATCTGCCCCGGCTTCAGTGCTTTACCCGCACCCGGATTCCAGCGCTTGAGATGTTGCATCTCAACGTTGAAACGCTTGGCCACCACATACAGCGTGTCGCCGCGCTTGACCTTGTACTGGGTCTGCTGCGCGCTGTCAGCCTTGCCCTTGGTCTTGCTGTTGGCGGCGATCACGGTGTTGACCCGGCCACTTTTGCGCGAAGGGCTGCGCTTGGTGGTGTCCTGCATTACCAGCGTCTGGCCGACCTTGAGGTTTTTGCCGCTCAATTTGTTCCAGCGTTGCAGATCCTTCACTTCGACCTTGTTGGCCTTGGCGATGGAGCCGAGGTTGTCGCCACGCTTCACGCGGTAAGCGCGTTTAAGCTGCGCCACTTCGCTTGGATCGGCACCGTCGAACACCGGTTTCAGCGAGCGTGGGCTGATCAGCTCGTCAGGCCGCATGGTTTGCAGGCTGGCGGTCAGCAGTTGCGCCTTGGACGTCGGCACCAGCAAATGCTGAGGGCCGTCGATGGTGGTGCGCTGTTTGAACGCCGGGTTGAGCTGGAACAGTTCGTCTTCATCGATGTTGGCAACCGCAGCGACCTTGGACAGGTCCATGCGCTGGTTGATTTCGACGACCTGGAAGTACGGTTCGTTGGCGATCGGGTTGAGGTTCACGCCGTAGGCTTCCGGCGCCAGGACCACTTGCGACAGGGCCAGCAACTTTGGCACGTAGGCCTGGGTTTCCGCTGGCAGCGGCAGGTTCCAGTAGTCGGTTGGCAGGCCGAGCCTTTCGTTACGCTCGATCGCGCGGCTGACCGTGCCTTCACCGGCGTTGTAGGCCGCCAGGGCCAGCAGCCAGTCACCGTTGAACATATCGTGCAGACGGGTCAGGTAGTCCATGGCAGCGGTGGTCGAGGCGGTAATATCACGACGGCCATCGTAGAAGCGGGTCTGACGCAGATTGAAATAACGACCGGTAGACGGAATGAATTGCCAGAGACCCACCGCGTTGGCCCGGGAATAGGCCATCGGGTTGTAGGAGCTTTCAATCACTGGCAGCAGGGCCAGTTCCAGCGGCATGTTGCGTTCTTCGAGGCGTTCGACGATGTAATGGATGTAGAGGCTGCCGCGTTCGCCGGCATTCTCGAGGAAAGAGGGATTGCTGGCGAACCACAGGCGCTGTTGCTCGATACGCGGGTTCACGCCCAGGCCTTCCTGCAGCTGGAAACCCTGGCGCATGCGTTCCCAGATGTCCTGGGGAACCTGTGGGCTGGGCTTCTCGTTCAGCCAGATCGGCTTCTGCTTGGCTCGCGCAGCGATGTTCGGCGTATGGGTCGCTTCAGTCTGCGGAGCATGGCTGGAACAGCCCGCCAGCGTGGCGGACACAGCCACCGCCATGGCTTGCGCCAGGCGGGTCAATGCGTCTGAATTGACGGACTTACGTATGGATGACGACATTGGCTGGAAGTAAGTTCCGGGCAAAAATGTCGGGCGATTCTAGAAAGCGCACCCCTTGCGGTCAACCATTCAGAATTTTTGTACCAGCAAGGGAGTCACTTAGAACGTATCTTTCCATGCCCGCAGGGCAGCAAAAACCTCACTCGGCGCCCGGTTTTGAGCGCCTGCCCGTTCGTCCACTTTTTGTGTAACTAATGTTTCAGTGGTGCGCAAAAACGGATTGGTGAGTTTTTCAAGGGCCAGGGTCGAGGGAAGGGTCATGACGCCGTTTTGCCGTTGCAGGGTGACCTTTTCCAGACGGGCGGCGATGTCCGGGTTGGTCGGTTCGACCGCAGCGGCGAACTTGAGATTGCTCAGGGTGTATTCATGGGTGCAATAGACCAGCGTATCTTCCGGTAAAGCGGCAAGGCGGCTGAGCGAGTGGTGCATTTGCTCCGGCGTGCCTTCGAACAAGCGGCCGCAACCGGCAGCGAACAGGGTGTCGCCGCAGAACAGCAGACCATGGTGGTAATAGGCAATATGTCCCAAGGTGTGACCAGGCACCGCGTAGACATCGAAGTCCCAGCCGAGCACGCTGACGCTGTCATTGTCCTTGAGGGCTACATCCCGCGCCGGGATGGTTTCGCTTGCCGGACCATAAACGGTCGCGCCGCTGGCCTGCTTCAGGCGTTCGACGCCACCGACATGATCATGATGATGGTGGGTGATCAGGATATCGCTCAACACCCAGTCCGGATGGGCGTCGAGCCACGTCTGCACGGGCGCGGCATCGCCCGGATCGACCACCGCGCAGCGCTGGGTGCGGTGATCCTGTAACAACCAGATGTAGTTATCGGTGAACGCGGGCAGGGCACTGATCTGTATCATCGTCGGAATTCGCCAAGCGGAAAACATTGGCGCATCTTAGTAGTTCCTGGCGCGTTGGAGAATGACATGACCGATAAAGCGTTCGCTCAGGCCGATCCCGACTGGCTGGCGTTGATCAGCGCCGCCCGTGAATGGCTGTCCGGTCCGATCGGGCAGTTTCTGCTGGATGAAGAGCGGCGCATGCTCGAAGACGAGTTGGGGCGGTTCTTCGGCGGCTATCTGGTGCATTACGGCCCGTCGGCCGAGGCCCCACCGTCTGCGCCACAGGTGCAGCGCAACGTGCGCCTCGGTGCGCCGCTGCCCGGTGTCGAGATCGTCTGCGAAGAGCAGGCGTGGCCGTTGAGCGAGCACGCCGCCGATGTGGTAGTCATGCAGCACGGTCTGGACTTCTGTCTGTCGCCTCATGGTTTGCTGCGCGAAGCGGCAAGCAGCGTGCGCCCCGGCGGGCATTTGCTGATCATCGGGATCAACCCCTGGAGCACCTGGGGCTTGCGCCATGTGTTCGCCCATGACGCCCTGCGCCAGGCCCGTTGCATCTCGCCGTCGCGGGTCGCCGACTGGCTCAATCTGCTGGGCTTTGCGCTGGAGAAACGCCGCTT from Pseudomonas baetica includes the following:
- a CDS encoding extracellular solute-binding protein, with translation MKLIRALLVQASGMLFAGLALAAPQHAVTLYNEPPKYPADFKHFDYVNPDAPKGGIFRQAGFGGFDSLNPFISKGVPADDIGQIYDTLTKHSLDEPFTEYGLIAGKIEKAPDNSWVRFYLRPEARFNDGHPVRADDVVFSFQTLTKEGSPLYRGYYNDVAEVIAEDPLKVLFKFKHTNNRELPLILGQLPVLPKHWWVDRDFSKGNLEIPLGSGPYKVAEVKAGRSVRYERVKDYWGKDLPVNRGFYNFDTMTTDYYRDNTVALEALKAGQFDYWLEMTAKNWANAYNVPAVTEGRLIKEQITNGNPTGMQGFVFNLRRPVFQDVRVRQALGLLFDFEWTNKQLFNGAYIRTRSYFENSEMAATGLPDAEQVAILDPFRSKLPAQVFSEAFENPKTDASGMIRTQQREAYQLLQEAGWKIVDDKMVDATGKPVVIEFLLTQTDFERVLLPLKRNLSDLGIDLVIRRVDVSQYINRVRSRDFDMIVGSFPQSNSPGNEQREFWMSAAADRPSSRNTMGLKDPIVDQLVEKLINADTRKTLVAHARALDRVLQWGYYVIPNWHIKTWRVAYWNHIGHPKVSPKYDIGTNTWWVKPDAKPAIEVETKLQADPAGTE
- a CDS encoding lytic transglycosylase domain-containing protein, giving the protein MSSSIRKSVNSDALTRLAQAMAVAVSATLAGCSSHAPQTEATHTPNIAARAKQKPIWLNEKPSPQVPQDIWERMRQGFQLQEGLGVNPRIEQQRLWFASNPSFLENAGERGSLYIHYIVERLEERNMPLELALLPVIESSYNPMAYSRANAVGLWQFIPSTGRYFNLRQTRFYDGRRDITASTTAAMDYLTRLHDMFNGDWLLALAAYNAGEGTVSRAIERNERLGLPTDYWNLPLPAETQAYVPKLLALSQVVLAPEAYGVNLNPIANEPYFQVVEINQRMDLSKVAAVANIDEDELFQLNPAFKQRTTIDGPQHLLVPTSKAQLLTASLQTMRPDELISPRSLKPVFDGADPSEVAQLKRAYRVKRGDNLGSIAKANKVEVKDLQRWNKLSGKNLKVGQTLVMQDTTKRSPSRKSGRVNTVIAANSKTKGKADSAQQTQYKVKRGDTLYVVAKRFNVEMQHLKRWNPGAGKALKPGQMLTVYQPH
- a CDS encoding extracellular solute-binding protein — translated: MKRPLLLLLISLALSSTASATITESHGYAQFGTLKYPARFTHFDWVNPQAPKGGTLRVMAFGTFDTVNPYTFKGTSPVTTANFLQYGINELNEPLMVGTGQYSPSGDEPASSYGLIAQSVEYSEDRSWVVFNLRPEARFHDGTPITAYDVAFSYRTLLKDGHPLYRTALQEVLRVDILNKQRIRFVLKRSGNPLLILRLGELPVLPQHYWKDRDFKATTFEPPLGSGPYRITSVTPGRQLIFERVKDYWGKELPVNRGKYNFDRMEVEFYRDSDVAFEAFKAGEFDIYIEHQAKNWANGYNFPAVRRGDVIKAQIAHQIPTQSQGLFMNTRRATFSDVKTREALGLMFDFEWTNRALFSDAYKRTTSYYPNSEFSASGLPVGHEWLMLKPYKEQLPAKLFTEPFTLPQTDGRGVPRETMRKSLALLAEAGWKLNGQRLQNANGQPLRFELLLVNPNLERILQPYIENLNSIGIDARLRTVDRAQYKQRLDQFDFDMILMTLSQTLSPGLEQWQYFHSSQVGVKGSKNYAGIANPVVDHLLEQLLAAQTRDEQVAAGKALDRVLLWQHYSIPNWYLNYHRLAYRNRLAFVTTPPYTLGLSAWWLKSSEKDQ
- a CDS encoding class I SAM-dependent methyltransferase — protein: MTDKAFAQADPDWLALISAAREWLSGPIGQFLLDEERRMLEDELGRFFGGYLVHYGPSAEAPPSAPQVQRNVRLGAPLPGVEIVCEEQAWPLSEHAADVVVMQHGLDFCLSPHGLLREAASSVRPGGHLLIIGINPWSTWGLRHVFAHDALRQARCISPSRVADWLNLLGFALEKRRFGCYRPPLASPKWQARLAGWERKAGDWQLSGGGFYLLVARKIVVGLRPLRQERREPMGKLIPLPMAKVNRRRIEP
- the gloB gene encoding hydroxyacylglutathione hydrolase, giving the protein MIQISALPAFTDNYIWLLQDHRTQRCAVVDPGDAAPVQTWLDAHPDWVLSDILITHHHHDHVGGVERLKQASGATVYGPASETIPARDVALKDNDSVSVLGWDFDVYAVPGHTLGHIAYYHHGLLFCGDTLFAAGCGRLFEGTPEQMHHSLSRLAALPEDTLVYCTHEYTLSNLKFAAAVEPTNPDIAARLEKVTLQRQNGVMTLPSTLALEKLTNPFLRTTETLVTQKVDERAGAQNRAPSEVFAALRAWKDTF